From Arachis hypogaea cultivar Tifrunner chromosome 3, arahy.Tifrunner.gnm2.J5K5, whole genome shotgun sequence:
caACACCAATATAAAACAATTTACAAATTTATCTAATTATCTAAtatcatattaattattaataattattttttatattaatcatataaataattattttaaataatttaatatatttaattaaattattatttaaccatCCTCAACTTTTAACTTTTTCATTTGAGGTGGaggcttaatttttttttaattaaataacttTCTCTTCGGCAGTTTCAAGAGGCAAAGCAAAACAACAAAAAGGGTTTTAGAGTTGGAACTGAGTTGGAAAGCCCAATCTGGGAAAGGCTTCcgagttagtgagtcagtgactCACCACTCACCACCGAGTCACAAACTCGCcagcttttattattgtttaggtcaagttgagatttttttttgcccccagaaacgaaaaaaaaaaaaaccctgttTGACTCAAAAAGCAGAGAACGCAGTGAAAGGACAAAGGGTTagagagaataagaagagaaaaataaagagaggGTTTTGTGGATTGTGATTTGTGAAGTTTAGATCTGAGTGGTGAAGAAATTCGAGTGGCTAGAGCCCAAAGTTTTCAACTTTGAATCAAAGGGTCAACAAAAAGTGCCATCAATGCTCTGAGAACCTTATTCCTCGGAAAATGCCGCGCCCTTCTTTCCACAAGCTTGTTCTTCCTTCCACCATTCAATCTAGGCAATTGGTACCTAAATCCTCTCATTCTTATATCTCATTATTGTtccttttcgttttttttttctggtcGGAGTTGGTTGTATTCTAGATgaatttgtctttttcttttttggggaAGAACTATTGCTATTGAGTTTATGTGAGATTTTGAGTGGGAATGAAATAAAGCGGTAGATAATTGTTCTGAGTCATGGTTTTTCATCCAACTCATCATCCTTAGTCCCAAAACCCTGTTACCTATTTCAAGTTTGGATTTTTATTCTTTAAACCCTGTGAATTATGATGCCAAGTTCTGTTTGTGCTTATACCTTGGACTAGGGTTAGAAGTTTTGCTTTGATTTGTATAATTGTGTAATTTGAATATTGAATTGGTTAAGTGGAAACGAAGAAAAACCAATGAAGTTTGGTAATTTGTATAATTGACTTAGAAGCTCAATGAAATTTGGTAATTTAGTTTCATACTGGTATTATTATTTTGTCCTTTTTCTACATTGATCACACATGTATATTTCTTCGTGTTCTTAGTTGAAAATTCTTTGCCTTTGTTGGAGATTTAATGAGATGGACCTTGGGGGAGAAATAAGAGTTTATGTGTGAGGAATTACAAGCAGGCTCATGcctgataaatataaataaatttgattcttTCCTTTCATAAATCATAAGTTTTGATTATTTAACCCAGTCTAGTACTCCAACTGGTCTATGGTTTCAATAATACAATTGAGCTGAGGGAGGAAGCACTTTAATGAAACCATATCAATGAATGGTAGTTATATGAAATGTAATTAACAGAATCTTTCTCGCATAATCAAATTTCGGATTTTATTAGTCGTGGCATTCAAGTGTTCTACTGAAGTTTGAGGAGTGCCATTATCATGAAGTTAGTTTGCTTGAGAGCTGAACTTGAGAAAACAAATTTGTAAGCTTAAAcgagtctcttttttttttccctcacaTTTGTAGCGTTCAATTTGATAACTCATTATTAAGATATATGTTGTTGATATCATCCTCTAATGGTTTATGAGAGACTTAGTCTAGTTTTGGATCTTGGTAGGACTAAATTTAACAATCTAAGAGAATCTCTgttgtataattttattattgtttttcccAACGAGTAAACAAGTAAATGAATTTGCGTTTTTTTATGTCATAGGAACATACTTCTTGTGGTTGTGGCTAGGGACATTTAATGGGGTGATTGTTGGGAGAAGGTCAACGTATTTTATTTCCGATGTCTACCAATATCTGATCCTAATCTGATTTGCAATTCGCAGAGGATTCCAGATACTTTTCTGAATAGATATGGAGCTGACCTTTCTTCAATTGCTACCTTCTCAGTTCCTGATGGCAGCATTTGGCGTGTCAGATTAAAGAAGTTGGACAATGGATTTTGGTTTGTTGATGGTTGGGCGGAATTCGTTCAACGCTACTCCATCGGTGTTGGATACTTGATAGTATTCCAATACGAAGGAAAGTCGACTTTCATTGTTCGTATCTTTAATTTGGCCACTTCTGAGATAAGCTATCAGTCACCCGTACGAAGCAGTAACGAAGGGGCTTACTTTGCAAACCGTCTTAAGATTTTTGAAGAATTGGAAGATGAAGACTCCGCTGAATATTCATCACCTTCCGGCCTTACTCCTGGTGCATTGCAAAATAAATTTACCCCTGAGAAGAATTATACTCCTCCACCATTGCAGAATCTATTTAATGGGTCCAAACTTAATAGCGTAAACTGGGGCGATAGTGCAAACACCCTCTCTTCAAGAAGTGCCAATTCGCTAGACAGTCAGTTGACCAGAGATATAGGTGTTCAGTTTAATGCAATTGAGTTTAAAAGGTCTACTGACGAATTGAAGTTGCGTACTTCTGTTGGCGAAAAGGAGAAGAAAGCTCCAAGAAAGAAGCGAAAATCAGGTCCTACTAGATtcttaataacttttttttttcaaataacgaTGAATGTGGATAAATGAATGAAATTTTATGATCAATTTGTGGAAGTGCAGATGGCCAGGAACCCTCTGAGGACCAAGAAGAGGAGGCAGAGATGCGATTTAGATTCTATGAAAGTGCATCGGCAAGAAAAAGAACTGTGACAGCAGAGGAAAGAGAAAGGGCCGTCAATGCAGCGAAGGCATTCGAACCACTTAATCCTTTCTGTCGTGTTGTCCTGCGGCCGTCCTACTTGTATAGGGGATGCATAATGGTGAGTCCTTGAATTTACCCTAATTTACATTATCATTCTTGTGCTTATCAATGATTGATCTTGCCAACTGAACTCTTTTTTTTTCAGTATTTGCCATCTTGCTTCGCGGAAAAGCATTTGAACGAGGTTTCAGGATTCATCAAACTTCAGCTCTCCGACGGGAGACAGTGGCCTGTTCGCTGCCTTTATAGAGGAGGCAGAGCTAAGCTGAGCCAGGGGTGGTTTGAATTCGCGATAGAGAACAACCTTGGCGAGGGAGACGTCTGTGTGTTTGAGCTCCTTCCGATGAAGGAGGTGATACTTCAAGTTACACTGTTTCGCGTCACTGAGGACGATGGATTCTTCAGCCCTCCTCCTCTGCACCAGCTCCAGCCGAGCCAAAATCTCGTGAGTCAATCTAAAATGTTGAACGCTCACATGCATCAGCGCCTCGGCTCGGGTAAACTGATCAGGAACTAAAGCAGTTTTGTTGCGGTTATAGTCCAACTGTATCAAGTAGCGGTTACTTCTGTGTGACCGGTTATTCATCTGAACATCAGCTTCACTTGGAAAAAACTTTGGTATTTTTTTGTGTCCATAAACATTTCAGGGAGACTTAAGTGGAACATAGCTATTGCTGTTTTGatacattttctttttttcttttcttttgttttggccTTTTGGTTTTGATTTGGGTTGTAAATAgattgttattaattattattattattattattattcaaactaGAATGATGATCAGTAACCGAGTCAATACTTGTCTTATTGCTATTGTCATGGTTTTtctgttgtatatatatatttttatcaaaacgGGACCAGAAGCCAGAGAAAGATTACACAAGATTAAACAAAACAGAGTAAATTGACCCTCTAAAATCATCCCCTATAATTTGTCTAAGTTGCTGTCTATAATTTTCTGTTGTAATtttgacatgttgataaagattGTAATTTTGACATGCTCATTGGACAACATCAGTAATagtcaataaaagaaaaagtgaaagtagaaaaaaataaatgtatttactttttaatttttttttacaaaactttGAAACAAAAGAAAGTGCAAATGGAAACAAAAAATTGGAAACAGACAAAATTGTACTCTATGAAATCTAAGTTCCATTttggtcttttttttttgtacaaaagaaaacataattttttattactttgtATCAAatgcttataatttttttagattctTCTATTGTTGAACATGCTAATGCTTCTGGCTTCCAATCCTAAATTACTAGCGTTATTAATGGTAAAGAGAAAGTAGTGGCTGCTGAGATCTTGGTGGATTTGGCGGAATAGATGTAATAATTTATTCAACCTGAATGAACTTTGGTCTAGGAGAAAAATCTTTTGCCTTGCGAGAGCCTTGTGAATGAATTGAAAAGGATGAAGAATGATAGAAACTTTTGAGATTATGCAGTCCAGAACTTTTGGTGGCAGCTACCCCAAGAATATTGTTAAGGTCAACTGTTATGCTAGTGTTTTTTCGGATTCTCTTGTAGCGGACTTTGAGTGCGTTATTCATGATCATTATGGTACTTGGGTGTTAGGTAACTCGGGGTGTCTGCCCTTTGATTCAGTTTTCATGAATGAGTTATTGGCAGTCTGAAATAGTCTTATGATTGCGTGAGAAATTAGTTGCGATTTCCTTATTAGTGAAACTGATTCTATGGAGATGTATCTTTTGTTGAACAATATTATCAACTATGTTGCAGGTGATAATATAGATATTATACCTCAAGCAGATTTTGTTAAAGCAGTCTGTCATATAATTTTTTGGGATtgtgtttttgtttgttttaatttttgttatagacaaaaaaaaacttataatttCTGCCATTAGTAATTGAGTCAAATGTTATTATTAATATGATATTTGAAGTTTGAAcctaacaattttattttatcaagAGCGAACAAATTGATTTGATTCATATTGTACAAATTTTAATCGGATTAAATTGAGTTTAAAGACAAACTATGGTTTTcagtaaaaaagaataaaaacaatcctTCACTCAAAGTAACCCTAATTATATGTTGTTACCTATAAAAATTGTTGTGTGCTATACGTCACGAAACTTTTTCTACGCGGAAAAGATAAATATCTAATACAGATAGTTATTACTTATGGTGTTATTTtccatagaaaaaaaatagaaaaaaatatatatacattgaAAAAATCGATAAAAGATATTGGTATGGATGATTCCTGTCTTGCACTATCAACAATATATCTATATATTCGTTTGACAATaccttattttcaaataaatttgtTAAAGGATAATTAAGATgaattagatcaattagcattatttaatatatctgtatatttattataaaatattatattattattattttaatttttttagcatttatatatatttttgtatattgtaTCCTTCTGAACGCACTTAAAAATATACTATACTTTCTTCAATTTATTCTCTTATTTCTAGCATGGTATCAGAGCATAGATTTCTTTTCCTCTAAAAAAATTAGTCCATAGTCCTTTTGTTTTCTCTTCCGTCAATGTTCTTTGTCATTGATTTTCGTTTTTCTTCTCGACGCTTTAGTTTGTCACTGCCCTTACCACCATCTTCGTATCGTCATCACGAGTTCAACGAGTTTGGAATCATCTCCAGTAACCATTGGACGCGCCGCCTGAAGCATGTTGTTCGCTTCAGGTTCTTCCTCCCTCCAGACGGCTCCAGCACCATTGAATCCATGCTCAGGATCAATGGCCTAGCAGCGTTCCATGTGCCATGCAACAGCGCTAAACGGACCCGTTCTTCAACCCACGATAATGCTGTGGAATACCGTGATtctaaacttttaattttttttgttgaacatGATAttttgtctgagttttcttgtctTGATATGTCTCAACAAAATGGACGGGTTGAATGCAAATATCGTCACATTTTTTACTCCATTCGTGCAatgcttcttttttctttgtgtcCTGAGCATACTTGGGGTGAAGTTGTTCTTACTGCTGTATagactctcttcttttctctttagtAACATTATTCCCTTTGAGCATATTTATCATACTTCTCCATATTACAATTCTATTCGAGTTTTTGGTTGTGTCTGTTTTGTTCTCCTCCATCCTCATGAACATAATAAACTTGAACCTTGAGCTCAcatgtgttgtttccttggttatggcactgaatacaaaggttatcgttgttgggatcctctttttagacgtattcgtatatctcgttaTGTTGTATTCTCGGAGCATCGCATGTTTTCTAAGTTCTCCTTATTTGAGTCCATTCCTTCTACCcattcacctttttcactaaccccaatgttgataTTTTTCCTAATGATGATTCTACAGGTTTTATCTCCAGTCAACCTCTCGAGCCTTCAACTcttccgccttctccatctcACGATGATTCCAGATCGGACGACGGTCCTGCTCCTACTATCATGCCTCCTCCCTCCAATCGTTCTTCTAGGATAagaaatccacctcctcatcttcttgattatcattgtttttctactattcttcatcaccGTGAACCTCAGTCATTCCAAGAAGCCTCCACAAATTCAAATTGGCAGCAAGTAATACATGAAGAAATCTaagcacttgaaaaagcacacacttaaGACTtagttgatcctccttctgatcacAAAATTGTGGATAGTAGAtgagtatacaaaattaaaactTACTCTGATAGTTCTATTGACTGTTATAAAGCACGATTGGTCACTTAAGGATGTATACAAAAGTAtagtat
This genomic window contains:
- the LOC112788902 gene encoding B3 domain-containing transcription factor VRN1, whose amino-acid sequence is MPRPSFHKLVLPSTIQSRQLRIPDTFLNRYGADLSSIATFSVPDGSIWRVRLKKLDNGFWFVDGWAEFVQRYSIGVGYLIVFQYEGKSTFIVRIFNLATSEISYQSPVRSSNEGAYFANRLKIFEELEDEDSAEYSSPSGLTPGALQNKFTPEKNYTPPPLQNLFNGSKLNSVNWGDSANTLSSRSANSLDSQLTRDIGVQFNAIEFKRSTDELKLRTSVGEKEKKAPRKKRKSDGQEPSEDQEEEAEMRFRFYESASARKRTVTAEERERAVNAAKAFEPLNPFCRVVLRPSYLYRGCIMYLPSCFAEKHLNEVSGFIKLQLSDGRQWPVRCLYRGGRAKLSQGWFEFAIENNLGEGDVCVFELLPMKEVILQVTLFRVTEDDGFFSPPPLHQLQPSQNLVSQSKMLNAHMHQRLGSGKLIRN